A genomic window from Mesorhizobium sp. 131-2-1 includes:
- a CDS encoding endonuclease/exonuclease/phosphatase family protein codes for MSLRLATFNVENLMNRFDFSGYRNQLNEDRALALFDIRSEAEYKMLEQARAIAQSDDTRQLTALAIAATRADIICMQEVDNIEALKAFEYGYLFKMVGQGYRQKYTTAGNDTRGIDVAVMMRSETAEGQPIEFVRMTSHAHVTFEQFGLFTPELAALGHQAIERIFRRDCLEVDLKIGGVPLTLYLVHFKSMGSPRNGLDGREATMPLRVAEAQAVRRIIEERFGKDHAADKRWAICGDMNDYRQRVKIEGDSVDGYRFHVIDESQSCINVLTAGGFCENVVERRPEMDRWSFYHTRGPEERHLCQLDYILLSKALAAKNATAIPDIVRAGQPWRTIFPAGQEVERFPRAGWDRPKASDHCPVVVALDMA; via the coding sequence ATGTCGCTGCGCCTTGCTACCTTCAATGTCGAGAACCTGATGAACAGGTTCGATTTTTCCGGCTACCGCAACCAGCTCAATGAAGACCGGGCGCTGGCGCTGTTCGATATCCGGAGCGAGGCCGAGTACAAGATGCTGGAGCAGGCGCGCGCCATTGCCCAGTCCGACGATACGCGCCAGCTCACCGCGCTGGCGATCGCCGCCACCCGTGCCGACATCATCTGCATGCAGGAGGTCGACAACATCGAGGCGCTGAAGGCCTTCGAATATGGCTACCTGTTCAAGATGGTCGGGCAGGGCTACCGGCAGAAATACACCACGGCCGGCAATGATACGCGCGGCATCGACGTTGCCGTGATGATGCGCAGCGAAACGGCTGAGGGCCAGCCGATCGAATTCGTGCGCATGACCAGCCACGCCCATGTCACCTTCGAGCAGTTCGGCCTGTTCACGCCGGAACTGGCGGCGCTCGGGCACCAGGCCATCGAACGCATCTTCCGCCGTGACTGCCTCGAGGTAGACCTGAAGATCGGCGGCGTGCCGCTGACGCTCTATCTCGTCCATTTCAAATCGATGGGCTCGCCGCGCAACGGCCTCGACGGACGCGAGGCGACGATGCCGCTGCGCGTCGCCGAGGCGCAGGCGGTGCGCCGCATCATCGAGGAGCGCTTTGGCAAGGACCACGCCGCCGACAAGCGCTGGGCGATCTGCGGCGACATGAACGACTACCGGCAGCGCGTGAAGATCGAGGGCGACAGCGTCGACGGCTACCGTTTCCACGTGATCGACGAGAGCCAGTCCTGCATCAATGTCCTGACCGCCGGCGGCTTTTGCGAAAACGTCGTCGAGCGGCGGCCGGAGATGGACCGCTGGAGTTTCTATCACACGCGCGGGCCGGAAGAGCGTCACCTCTGCCAGCTCGACTACATCCTGTTGTCGAAGGCGCTGGCGGCGAAGAACGCGACCGCTATTCCCGACATCGTCCGCGCCGGCCAGCCTTGGCGCACCATATTTCCGGCGGGTCAGGAAGTGGAGCGCTTTCCGCGCGCCGGATGGGACCGGCCGAAGGCGTCCGATCATTGCCCGGTGGTGGTCGCGCTGGACATGGCCTGA
- a CDS encoding 1-aminocyclopropane-1-carboxylate deaminase: protein MSLLAKFERYPLTFGPTPIEHLPRLSAALGGKVQVYAKRDDCNSGLAMGGNKLRKLEYIVPDALRSGADTLVSIGGVQSNHTRMVAATAAKIGMKCVVIQEKWVPHYDAVYDRVGNILLTRLMGADSRLVDDGFDIGIRRSWEDAIQSVRDAGGRPYPIPAGASVHKFGGLGYVGFAEEVATQEAELGFTFDYIIVCVVTGSTQAGMIVGFAAQDRADRVIGIDASGTLDQTRAQVRRIVDDTATLVGLGRAVREDEIVINPDYAYPAYGVPSEATNDAIRLAARTEAMITDPVYEGKSMQGLIDLTRKGFFPEGSRILYAHLGGAPAINGYSYYYKDDGGTRESALDDALPPLFP, encoded by the coding sequence ATGTCACTTCTGGCGAAGTTTGAACGCTATCCGCTGACCTTCGGTCCGACGCCCATCGAGCATCTGCCGCGGCTGAGCGCGGCGCTGGGCGGAAAGGTGCAGGTCTACGCAAAGCGTGACGATTGCAATTCCGGGCTCGCCATGGGCGGGAACAAGCTGCGGAAGCTCGAATACATCGTGCCGGACGCTCTTCGCTCCGGCGCCGACACTCTGGTGTCGATCGGCGGCGTCCAGTCGAACCATACGCGCATGGTAGCCGCGACAGCCGCCAAGATCGGCATGAAGTGCGTGGTGATCCAGGAGAAATGGGTGCCCCACTATGACGCGGTCTACGACCGGGTCGGCAACATCCTGCTGACGCGCCTGATGGGCGCGGACAGCCGGCTCGTCGACGACGGCTTCGACATCGGCATCCGCAGGAGCTGGGAGGACGCGATCCAGTCGGTCAGGGACGCCGGCGGCAGGCCCTACCCGATCCCGGCCGGCGCTTCGGTGCACAAGTTCGGCGGGCTCGGCTATGTCGGCTTCGCCGAGGAGGTTGCCACCCAGGAAGCCGAACTCGGCTTCACCTTCGACTACATAATCGTGTGCGTGGTGACCGGCTCGACGCAGGCCGGCATGATCGTCGGCTTCGCCGCGCAGGACCGCGCCGATCGGGTGATCGGCATCGACGCCTCCGGGACGCTCGACCAGACACGCGCGCAGGTGCGCCGTATCGTCGACGACACCGCTACCCTGGTCGGGCTCGGCCGCGCCGTGCGCGAGGACGAGATCGTGATCAACCCCGACTATGCCTATCCGGCCTATGGCGTTCCGTCGGAGGCGACAAACGACGCAATCCGGCTGGCGGCCCGCACGGAGGCCATGATCACCGACCCGGTCTACGAGGGAAAGTCGATGCAGGGCCTGATCGACCTGACCAGGAAAGGCTTCTTTCCCGAGGGATCGAGAATCCTCTACGCGCATCTCGGTGGCGCGCCGGCCATCAACGGCTACAGCTATTACTACAAGGATGACGGCGGCACCCGAGAAAGCGCATTGGACGACGCGTTGCCGCCGCTCTTCCCCTGA
- a CDS encoding Lrp/AsnC family transcriptional regulator, whose translation MEESSETLDRIDVRILRALQAEGRLTNAELAARVNVSAATCHRRTQRLFEEGYITGVRAEIAPATVGLGALVMVGVVLDRSTPESFAAFEEAVLRLKEVLDCNLVAGDFDYLLKIRVRDMADFNKLHGQKLIALPGVRQTRTFFVMKEVKENARLPF comes from the coding sequence ATGGAAGAATCTTCCGAGACTCTGGACCGCATCGACGTCAGGATCCTGCGCGCCCTTCAGGCCGAGGGACGACTTACCAATGCGGAGCTGGCGGCGCGCGTGAACGTCAGCGCCGCCACCTGCCACAGGCGCACGCAACGCCTGTTCGAGGAGGGTTACATCACCGGGGTCAGGGCGGAAATCGCGCCCGCCACGGTGGGGCTTGGCGCGCTGGTCATGGTCGGCGTCGTGCTCGACCGCTCGACACCTGAAAGCTTCGCCGCTTTCGAGGAAGCCGTGCTCAGGCTCAAGGAGGTTCTCGACTGCAATCTCGTGGCCGGCGACTTCGACTATCTGCTGAAGATAAGGGTTCGCGACATGGCGGATTTCAACAAGCTCCACGGGCAGAAGCTGATCGCGCTACCGGGCGTAAGGCAAACCCGGACTTTCTTCGTCATGAAGGAGGTCAAGGAGAATGCGCGACTTCCGTTTTGA
- a CDS encoding ABC transporter permease: MIWETVRLSLISIRRNVLRSFLTLLGIVIGVAAVIAMLTIGSGTTQKVKSDISKLGSNLLVVRSGRPAGPGGPGGPEQVTRPLAEKDLAALVKHLDGARAISPASQKQVRVIFGTESLTSGVTGTDSAYLDARDWKLVSGRPFSDSETRAGAGVCLVGETVRQQFFGAGDPEGEIIRVNRTSCKIIGLLEPKGYTGFGQDQDNVVLMPLAAYQRRIAGNRDIDSIYIAADDRTPTTELQPRVEDILRDTRRVTPDRDDDFSIRDMTQIADAMASATTTMTGMLGAVAGVSLLVGGIGIMNIMLVSVTERTREIGIRLAIGAHEKHILIQFLVEATVLSLLGGIIGIVIGLSLAAIASVALTIPFAPSPAVILLAVGFSALIGMVFGFFPALRGARLDPIEALRHE, encoded by the coding sequence ATGATCTGGGAAACCGTCCGCCTTTCGCTGATCTCGATCCGCAGGAATGTGCTGCGCTCGTTCCTGACCTTGCTCGGCATCGTCATCGGCGTTGCCGCCGTAATCGCCATGCTGACCATCGGCTCCGGCACGACCCAGAAGGTCAAGTCGGACATTTCCAAGCTCGGCAGCAATTTGCTCGTCGTCCGCTCCGGCCGTCCGGCCGGCCCCGGCGGACCGGGCGGGCCCGAGCAGGTCACGCGTCCCCTCGCCGAGAAGGATCTTGCCGCGCTCGTCAAGCATCTCGACGGCGCCCGCGCCATCTCGCCCGCCTCGCAAAAGCAGGTGCGCGTCATCTTCGGCACCGAGAGCCTGACATCGGGCGTAACCGGCACCGACAGCGCCTATCTCGACGCCCGCGACTGGAAGCTGGTCTCCGGGCGCCCGTTCAGCGATTCCGAGACCCGTGCCGGAGCGGGCGTCTGCCTGGTCGGCGAGACGGTGCGCCAGCAGTTCTTCGGCGCCGGCGATCCGGAAGGCGAGATCATCCGCGTCAACCGCACCTCCTGTAAAATCATCGGCCTCTTGGAGCCCAAGGGCTATACCGGCTTCGGCCAGGACCAGGACAATGTCGTGCTGATGCCGCTTGCCGCCTACCAACGCCGCATCGCCGGCAACCGCGACATCGATTCCATCTACATTGCCGCCGACGACCGGACGCCGACGACCGAATTGCAGCCGCGCGTCGAGGACATCCTGCGCGACACGCGCCGCGTCACACCCGACCGCGATGACGATTTCTCGATCCGCGACATGACGCAGATCGCCGATGCCATGGCCAGCGCCACCACCACGATGACCGGCATGCTGGGCGCCGTCGCCGGCGTCAGCCTGCTTGTCGGCGGCATCGGCATCATGAACATCATGCTGGTCTCGGTTACCGAGCGCACGCGCGAGATTGGTATCAGGCTGGCGATCGGCGCGCATGAGAAGCACATCCTGATCCAGTTCCTGGTCGAGGCGACGGTGCTGTCGCTGCTCGGCGGCATCATCGGCATTGTGATCGGGCTCTCGCTCGCCGCCATCGCGTCGGTGGCGCTGACTATTCCCTTCGCGCCGAGCCCCGCCGTCATCCTGCTCGCCGTCGGGTTCTCGGCGCTGATCGGCATGGTGTTCGGCTTCTTCCCGGCGCTGCGCGGCGCAAGGCTCGACCCGATCGAGGCGCTGCGGCACGAGTGA
- a CDS encoding ABC transporter ATP-binding protein, with protein sequence MSGSTLIAFDKVWKTYGQGEARVHALAGVDLAIRKGEFVAIMGPSGSGKSTAMNIIGCLDTPTVGTYSFEGIDAGRLDRNRRAMLRNLYVGFVFQGYNLLPRTTAAENVELPLIYRGVAARGRRELAMQALAEVGLVGREHHTPAELSGGQQQRVAIARAIVTRPTLLVADEPTGNLDTARTHEIMDLLTRLNAELGLTIVMVTHEADVAAYAERTIRFLDGHVASDSATLEAA encoded by the coding sequence GTGTCGGGCTCCACGCTGATTGCCTTCGACAAGGTCTGGAAAACCTATGGCCAGGGCGAGGCCCGCGTGCATGCGCTGGCCGGCGTCGATCTCGCCATCCGCAAGGGCGAGTTCGTCGCCATCATGGGTCCGTCCGGCTCCGGCAAGTCGACGGCGATGAACATCATCGGCTGCCTCGATACGCCGACGGTCGGGACCTACAGTTTCGAGGGCATCGATGCCGGGCGGCTCGACCGCAACCGCCGCGCCATGCTGCGCAACCTCTATGTCGGCTTTGTCTTCCAGGGCTACAATCTCTTGCCGCGCACCACGGCGGCGGAGAATGTCGAGCTGCCGCTGATCTATCGCGGCGTCGCCGCGCGCGGGCGCCGCGAGCTCGCCATGCAGGCGCTGGCCGAGGTCGGCCTGGTCGGGCGCGAACACCACACGCCGGCCGAGCTTTCCGGCGGCCAGCAGCAGCGGGTGGCGATCGCGCGCGCCATCGTTACCAGGCCGACGCTGCTCGTTGCGGACGAACCGACCGGCAATCTCGACACCGCCCGCACGCACGAGATCATGGATCTCCTGACCAGGCTCAACGCCGAGCTCGGCCTGACCATCGTCATGGTCACGCACGAGGCCGACGTGGCGGCCTATGCCGAGCGCACGATCCGCTTCCTCGACGGCCACGTAGCCTCGGACAGCGCAACGCTGGAAGCGGCCTAG
- a CDS encoding efflux RND transporter periplasmic adaptor subunit: MDQVVNPPKTESDSAIETALGLDRNGLRRTRRRGWLYALLALIAVAAAGAFYQWYAGSPAKIDYTTVPAAVADLTIQVSATGTLQPLTQVDISSELSGVVRSVAVEENQQVKKGDVLATLDTAKLEVQIERAQASAKAAAANVEDATVTLKENENALTRANELTKRGMATDQSLEAATATRDRSKAALDSAEANLAIANADLKAQQTDLAKSTIYAPIDGIVLTRSVDPGQTVASSLQAPVLFVIAADLRNMELQAAVDEADIGSVKPGQHARFTVDAFPERPFDAEIRDISYASVTTDGVVTYNARLEVDNSELLLRPGMTATVSVVTKQAKGVLTVPATAFRYRPAPPAARTWSLRDLFTGRLGRPGRQRDAAPRPTDGSRTLYVLENGRPHAVNVKVGSTDGELTEITSGLDEGAQVITGSQQRS; this comes from the coding sequence GTGGACCAGGTTGTCAATCCGCCAAAGACGGAATCGGATTCCGCCATCGAGACGGCGCTCGGCCTCGACCGCAACGGCCTGCGCAGGACGCGCCGGCGCGGTTGGCTGTATGCCCTGCTGGCGCTGATCGCCGTCGCCGCGGCGGGTGCCTTCTATCAGTGGTACGCCGGCTCTCCGGCCAAGATCGACTATACCACGGTGCCGGCGGCCGTTGCCGACCTCACCATCCAGGTCTCGGCCACCGGCACACTACAGCCGCTGACGCAGGTCGATATCTCCAGCGAGCTTTCAGGCGTCGTCCGCTCGGTCGCGGTCGAGGAGAACCAGCAGGTCAAGAAGGGCGACGTGCTGGCGACGCTCGACACCGCCAAGCTGGAGGTTCAGATCGAGCGCGCCCAGGCTTCCGCCAAGGCAGCCGCGGCCAATGTCGAGGACGCCACCGTGACGCTGAAGGAGAACGAGAACGCGCTGACACGCGCGAACGAGCTCACCAAGCGCGGCATGGCGACCGACCAGTCTCTCGAGGCGGCGACCGCAACCCGCGACCGCTCCAAGGCGGCTCTCGACAGCGCCGAGGCCAACCTTGCCATCGCCAATGCCGACCTCAAGGCGCAGCAGACCGACCTTGCCAAGAGCACCATCTACGCGCCGATCGACGGCATCGTGCTCACGCGCTCGGTCGACCCCGGCCAGACGGTCGCCTCCTCGCTGCAGGCGCCGGTGCTGTTCGTCATTGCCGCCGACCTCAGAAACATGGAGCTTCAGGCAGCGGTCGACGAGGCCGATATCGGCTCGGTCAAGCCCGGCCAGCACGCCCGCTTCACCGTCGATGCCTTTCCGGAGCGGCCCTTCGACGCCGAGATCCGCGACATCTCCTATGCCTCCGTCACCACTGACGGCGTCGTCACCTACAATGCACGGCTGGAGGTCGACAACAGCGAGCTGCTGCTCAGGCCCGGCATGACAGCCACCGTCTCGGTCGTCACCAAACAGGCCAAGGGCGTGCTCACCGTGCCGGCCACCGCCTTCCGTTACCGGCCGGCGCCGCCCGCCGCCCGCACGTGGAGCCTGCGCGACCTGTTCACCGGCCGCTTGGGCCGTCCGGGCCGTCAGCGCGACGCAGCGCCGAGACCGACCGATGGCTCGCGTACGCTCTATGTGCTGGAAAATGGTCGACCGCACGCGGTCAACGTCAAGGTCGGTTCCACCGACGGCGAGCTGACCGAGATCACGTCCGGTCTCGACGAGGGCGCGCAGGTCATCACCGGCTCGCAGCAGCGGAGCTGA
- a CDS encoding PhzF family phenazine biosynthesis protein — MKTRNYLLYDVFTTERLAGNPLAVVLDSKGLDTAAMQAIAREFNLSETVFVLPPDNAKHRARIRIFTPDYEMPFAGHPTVGSAIALADMAGETAGIFVLEENIGLVRCAVSKHDGATFAEFDLAKLPEPLELSADPVAIGAALGLAPHEIGFENHRVSFWSAGVPYVTIPVANLEAAARVKLDNQAWSELAPRKSEWAFASPYVYCRETVNHESAFHVRMIVPGSPSYEDPATGSAAAAFAGAIMHFDGPTDGISQLWIEQGLEMSRPSRIRLELTVEAGKLASARIGGNAIKVAEGKLFV; from the coding sequence ATGAAAACCCGGAATTACTTGCTCTACGATGTCTTCACGACCGAGCGGCTGGCCGGCAATCCCCTGGCTGTCGTCCTGGACAGCAAGGGGCTGGACACGGCGGCGATGCAAGCCATCGCGCGCGAATTCAATCTTTCCGAAACGGTGTTCGTGCTGCCGCCCGACAACGCCAAGCACCGTGCACGCATCCGCATCTTCACGCCCGACTATGAGATGCCGTTCGCCGGCCATCCGACCGTCGGTTCGGCGATCGCTCTCGCGGATATGGCCGGCGAGACCGCCGGCATCTTCGTGCTTGAAGAGAATATCGGCCTGGTGCGCTGCGCGGTGAGCAAGCATGACGGCGCCACCTTCGCCGAGTTTGACCTGGCGAAGCTGCCGGAGCCGCTGGAGCTCTCCGCCGACCCGGTGGCGATTGGCGCGGCGCTCGGCCTGGCACCGCACGAGATCGGCTTCGAGAATCACCGCGTCTCGTTCTGGTCGGCCGGCGTGCCTTACGTGACCATCCCCGTCGCCAATCTGGAAGCGGCGGCGCGGGTCAAGCTGGACAACCAGGCCTGGTCGGAGCTGGCGCCGCGCAAGAGCGAATGGGCTTTCGCCAGTCCTTACGTCTATTGCCGCGAGACGGTGAACCACGAGAGCGCCTTCCATGTGCGCATGATCGTGCCCGGCAGCCCCTCCTATGAGGACCCGGCGACCGGTTCGGCGGCGGCCGCCTTTGCCGGCGCCATCATGCATTTCGACGGCCCGACCGACGGCATTTCGCAGCTCTGGATCGAGCAGGGGCTGGAGATGAGCCGGCCATCGCGCATCCGGCTCGAACTCACTGTCGAGGCCGGAAAACTGGCCTCGGCCCGGATCGGCGGCAACGCCATCAAGGTGGCCGAAGGCAAGCTGTTCGTCTGA
- a CDS encoding c-type cytochrome: protein MRGLILGLAALVATSSFAHAAGDSAAGRKVMVQCQVCHGTDGLSKLNYAPNLAGQKYDYLVHALMTYKAGERKSQMMSQVIKSLSDEDIANVAAYYAGIKITVEVPSDK, encoded by the coding sequence ATGCGTGGCTTGATCCTTGGCCTGGCTGCTCTCGTGGCCACCTCGTCATTTGCGCACGCAGCAGGCGACAGCGCTGCCGGCCGGAAAGTCATGGTGCAATGCCAAGTGTGCCACGGCACGGATGGCCTCAGCAAACTGAATTACGCGCCCAATCTCGCCGGGCAGAAGTACGACTATCTCGTCCACGCGCTGATGACTTACAAGGCCGGAGAGCGCAAGAGTCAAATGATGTCGCAGGTCATCAAGAGCCTGAGCGATGAAGATATCGCCAATGTTGCGGCCTACTATGCCGGGATCAAGATCACCGTCGAAGTTCCCAGTGACAAGTAA
- the cobT gene encoding nicotinate-nucleotide--dimethylbenzimidazole phosphoribosyltransferase has product MSFKSLEDLRAACLDLSAGSDTAANAVARRQDTLTKPQGSLGRLETIAAWLARWQGRDMPKLNKVKVFVFAGNHGVTAQGVSAFPSEVTVQMVANFAGGGAAINQLARIAGAELDVIPLDLDHPTGDFTEVPAMDEKTFLAAVSAGYDAVTKDLDLVCFGEMGIGNTTPAAAISAGLFGGGAEKWTGRGTGVDDAGLKRKVTAIEAGLKRHADALSDPLKIAAALGGRELAAIFGATLAARHNNVPVLLDGFVCTAAAAPLARLHPTGLAHTIAAHVSAESGHRRLLESLGLPPLLDLGMRLGEGSGACLAVNIVRSALECHARMASFAEAGVSEK; this is encoded by the coding sequence ATGTCCTTCAAATCCCTCGAAGACCTGCGCGCCGCCTGCCTCGACCTTTCCGCAGGCAGCGACACCGCGGCCAATGCCGTCGCTCGCCGCCAGGACACACTGACCAAGCCGCAAGGCAGCCTCGGCCGGCTGGAGACCATCGCCGCCTGGCTGGCGCGCTGGCAGGGCCGCGACATGCCGAAGCTGAACAAGGTGAAGGTCTTCGTCTTTGCCGGCAATCACGGCGTCACCGCGCAGGGCGTCTCGGCCTTCCCGTCTGAAGTCACCGTGCAGATGGTGGCGAATTTCGCCGGCGGCGGCGCCGCCATCAACCAGCTCGCCCGCATCGCCGGCGCCGAGCTCGACGTCATCCCACTCGACCTCGACCATCCGACCGGCGACTTCACTGAAGTGCCGGCGATGGACGAAAAGACCTTCCTCGCCGCCGTCTCGGCCGGCTACGACGCTGTGACGAAAGACCTCGATCTCGTCTGCTTCGGCGAGATGGGCATCGGCAACACCACGCCGGCGGCAGCCATCTCGGCCGGCCTGTTCGGTGGCGGCGCGGAAAAATGGACCGGGCGCGGCACCGGCGTCGACGACGCCGGCCTCAAGCGCAAGGTCACTGCGATCGAGGCGGGCCTCAAGCGCCATGCCGACGCGCTGTCCGATCCGCTGAAGATCGCCGCCGCGCTTGGCGGCCGCGAGCTCGCCGCCATCTTCGGCGCCACGCTCGCCGCGCGCCACAACAATGTGCCGGTGCTGCTCGATGGCTTCGTCTGCACCGCCGCCGCGGCGCCCTTGGCACGGCTGCACCCGACCGGCCTCGCACACACCATAGCGGCCCATGTCTCAGCCGAATCCGGCCACCGCCGCCTGCTCGAATCACTCGGCCTGCCGCCGCTGCTCGATCTCGGCATGCGGCTCGGCGAAGGCTCCGGCGCCTGCCTCGCAGTCAACATCGTGCGTTCGGCGCTGGAATGCCACGCCCGCATGGCAAGCTTCGCCGAGGCTGGGGTTTCGGAGAAATAG
- the cobS gene encoding adenosylcobinamide-GDP ribazoletransferase, protein MKLQNVTLSLRQILDDIALCLVFFTRLPLPVFDFRGRSLAAAIWAAPVAGLAVGLIGAVVYATAERFGLAMGPAAALALAATLLTTGCLHEDGLSDVADGFGGGKSSSRKLEIMRDSRIGAYGASALALSLLVRWSAISEFADPTQALLALIAAHAASRGLLGAFMHLLPPARSDGLSAGAGTVSVETAIAGAVLGAIPLLLLGFGGAVFALILLGLVFAAFHALCLNQIEGQTGDTVGALQQLGEIAILLVASVSLS, encoded by the coding sequence ATGAAGCTCCAGAACGTGACCCTTTCGCTCCGGCAAATTCTCGACGACATCGCGCTTTGCCTGGTCTTCTTCACAAGGCTGCCGCTGCCCGTCTTTGATTTTCGCGGGCGCAGCCTCGCCGCCGCTATCTGGGCCGCCCCCGTCGCCGGCCTTGCTGTCGGCCTGATCGGCGCGGTCGTCTACGCCACGGCGGAACGGTTCGGGCTTGCCATGGGTCCGGCGGCAGCACTTGCGCTTGCGGCAACATTGCTCACCACCGGCTGCCTGCACGAGGACGGGCTGTCCGATGTCGCCGACGGCTTCGGTGGCGGCAAGTCGAGCAGTCGGAAACTGGAGATCATGCGAGACAGCCGCATCGGCGCCTATGGCGCATCGGCGCTGGCTCTGTCACTGCTGGTCCGCTGGAGCGCGATTTCTGAATTTGCCGACCCCACGCAGGCGCTCCTGGCCCTCATTGCCGCACATGCCGCTTCGCGCGGATTGCTGGGCGCCTTCATGCATCTCCTGCCCCCGGCGCGGTCCGACGGCCTCTCGGCCGGCGCCGGCACCGTCTCGGTCGAAACCGCCATAGCCGGCGCCGTGCTCGGCGCGATACCGCTCCTCTTGCTTGGGTTTGGCGGTGCGGTTTTCGCGCTGATCCTGCTTGGCCTGGTCTTCGCCGCCTTCCACGCGCTGTGCCTCAACCAGATCGAGGGCCAGACCGGCGACACCGTCGGCGCGCTTCAACAACTCGGCGAGATCGCAATCCTGCTCGTCGCGTCCGTATCCCTGTCCTGA
- a CDS encoding cobyrinate a,c-diamide synthase produces MTARAIIIGAPRSGSGKTSVTIGILRALARRGLKVRGAKSGPDYIDPGFHTAATGLSGVNLDSWAMPPALLNALATQAAGDADFVILESAMGLFDGIPAPEGRTGSAADLARLYGLPVLLVLDVSGQSTTAAAVAKGFATYDPDVRMAGVILNRLGSERHRRLSGDAIEAIGLPVVGAILRDPTLNLPERHLGLVQAGEYENLMAHLDRLADMAEKSLNLDAIMALATPLAPMAGDFGDALHPPGQRIALAEDAAFTFLYPHVATHWRKAGAEIIPFSPLADEAPDENCDVCWLPGGYPELHAGRLAAATNFRTGMARFAATKPVHGECGGFMVLGETLEDAAGETHKMLGLLGHSTSFAKRKMNLGYREARLRAGCPLGAAGMLIRGHEFHYAQMTATGNDEPLADLADGQGNPLGASGYRRGHVSGTFFHAIARG; encoded by the coding sequence ATGACGGCACGCGCCATCATCATCGGCGCGCCGCGCTCCGGATCGGGCAAGACCAGCGTCACCATCGGCATATTGCGCGCGCTGGCCCGGCGCGGCCTGAAGGTGCGCGGCGCCAAGTCCGGGCCCGATTACATCGACCCCGGCTTCCATACCGCCGCCACCGGCCTGTCCGGCGTCAACCTCGACAGTTGGGCGATGCCGCCTGCCCTGCTCAACGCGCTCGCCACCCAGGCGGCCGGCGATGCCGATTTCGTCATCCTCGAAAGCGCCATGGGCCTGTTCGACGGCATCCCCGCGCCGGAAGGCCGCACGGGCTCGGCCGCCGATCTCGCCCGGCTCTACGGCCTGCCGGTGCTGCTGGTGCTCGATGTATCGGGTCAATCGACCACTGCAGCGGCGGTCGCCAAGGGTTTTGCCACCTACGACCCGGACGTGCGCATGGCCGGCGTCATCCTCAACCGGCTCGGCAGCGAACGCCACCGGCGGCTGTCAGGCGACGCCATCGAGGCGATCGGCCTGCCGGTGGTCGGCGCCATCCTGCGCGATCCAACGCTCAACCTGCCGGAGCGGCATCTCGGCCTCGTCCAGGCCGGCGAGTATGAGAACCTGATGGCGCATCTCGATCGGCTGGCCGACATGGCCGAGAAGTCGCTCAACCTCGACGCCATCATGGCGCTGGCAACTCCGCTGGCGCCGATGGCGGGCGATTTCGGCGACGCGCTTCATCCCCCCGGCCAACGTATCGCGCTGGCCGAGGATGCCGCCTTCACCTTCCTCTATCCGCATGTCGCCACGCATTGGCGCAAGGCCGGCGCCGAGATCATCCCCTTCTCGCCGCTCGCCGACGAGGCGCCCGATGAGAATTGCGATGTCTGCTGGCTGCCCGGCGGCTATCCCGAACTGCATGCCGGCAGGCTGGCGGCGGCCACGAACTTCCGGACGGGAATGGCGCGCTTCGCCGCGACAAAGCCTGTCCATGGCGAGTGCGGTGGCTTCATGGTGCTGGGCGAGACGCTGGAGGATGCGGCCGGCGAGACGCACAAGATGCTCGGCCTGCTCGGCCATTCGACCAGCTTCGCCAAGCGCAAGATGAATCTCGGCTACCGCGAGGCACGCCTGCGCGCCGGCTGCCCGCTGGGAGCCGCAGGCATGCTGATCCGCGGCCATGAATTCCACTATGCCCAGATGACCGCTACCGGAAATGACGAGCCGCTGGCCGATCTCGCCGACGGCCAGGGCAATCCGCTCGGCGCCTCCGGCTACCGGCGCGGCCATGTCAGCGGCACCTTCTTCCACGCCATTGCGAGGGGCTGA